One Micromonas commoda chromosome 5, complete sequence genomic window, cgcgccggcgcatcgcgaggaggaaaaccgccgccggcgagacgcgcgcgatgggacgGCAGCCGGTGGGTCGAGCTCgacacggacgacgcggatccAACACAatcgaagacgacgacgacgcacgcggcggcaccTCCGCGGGGACCCTTcacgtcgggcgcgtcggtgcAGCGCCCGCCCGGTCCGTCCGCGTACGACCCCACCGTCCCGTTCGCGCCGAAGACGAGCGCCAATAGTGCTACTCACGACTCCGGCACGAACGGCACAAACGGCACAAACGGTTCGCATCAGATGTACCAGTCGGAcgatgccgtcgacgcgttcgcgcgatgggacgcggcggaggcgttgcgatgggcgcgggtcgaacgcgaggacgaggaacgccagCGCCTGagagaggagcgcgaggaggagcgcgaggagcggaTGTTTCAGAAGAAGGAGCGGAAGAaagagcgacgcgccgcggaacGGGCGGAACGGGAGAGGGGTCgagtcgcgagcgcgaaagAGAAATGGgccgcgcacgaggcgcggtgggcgacgctggaggcggatccgcccgggggcgggggcgacgcggggtcgGCGGGGCCGTTGCGGTACGATGACGTGCCGTGGCCGCCGAAGATGACCGCCATgcttcgcgcggcgtgcggcgaatcatccatcgacggcggcgagggggagAGGAAGTCGGCGTACCGTCGATTGATTCGGCGGTGGCACCCGGATAAGTTCGGCGCGAGGTTCGGGGAGCGCGTgagggcgggcggggaggaggcgcgggtgaTGGAGCGGGTGAACGCGGTTGCGAGGGCGCTGAACCAGGAGTTCGCGGGGCGGGCGTAGCAAGGGAAGGACGGGCTCCGTGCGTCGGCGCCTCGGCGCTTTGGTGACGTTAAGATTATCTTAGTGCGTTTCGGTCCTGTCGTCGTGGCATTCGTCGTGGCCCAAATGGAGCAACGTGTTCGTTATCTATTCCGGCACCGCGGTCCACACGTCCGGAgctctcgcggcgcgcggtcgagctcgtgcgatgcccctcgcggcgatgacgtcgtcgatagcgggcggcggcgttcgagcgccgacggtgcgcgcgacggcgccggcgcgacgcgcgacgacgcgccgcgccgtgcacCCCCCCCGCGTCTGCCGTCCCGAGGCGAACGCAAACGCGTCACCCATGGGTCCACCCTCCGTccgctcgacgtcctccgcgcgacgccggacccgacgcgccgcggtggactccACCGCGGGACTCCTCGCGAGCATGGACGAGCGGGATCCGCCCCCGGTCGACCCgaacctcgagctcgagctcgacggcgtcgtcgtcctgaACGGCTCCGTCGACCCCGATGCTGCCGCCCCaatcgcccgcgacgagaaggacgacgaccacgacgacgacgacgggcccATCTTCAGCGGCGAGCTCTTCGCGCGGCTCGTGCGGTTCACCCTCCCCACGATGGCCATCTGGCTCAGCGGACCGATACTCTCCATGGTGGacaccgccgtcgtcggcaagGCGAGCACGCTGGAGCTCGCGGCCATGACCCCGGGGGGCGTCTACGTAGATTACCCATCCTACCTCCTATCGTCCGCGCTGGCCGTCGCCACCACCACCTTGGTCGCCCAGGAGCGCATGAAGCGACGAAGAGCGAGAAGCGAgacggcggacggcgacggcgacggcgacaccaccgtctccgacgccgtcgccctcgccgccatcctcgggctcgtcgtcgccatcgtcctcgccgtcgccgccgcgccggcggtggccaaATTCGCGGGCCCGCGatccgcgtccatcgtccccgcggcgctgacgtaCGCGTCCATCCGGTGCCTCGGCGTCCcgttcgcgctcgtggcgtcCGTGGCGCAGGCGTCCTTCCTCGCGTGCAAGTCCCCGGCGCAGCCCTTGCTCGCGGTtggcgcgtccggcgcggtgaaCCTCATCGCGGACGTGGTCCTCGTGTGCGGTTTGGGTtggggcatcggcggcgcggcggcggcgacggtggcgtcgcaggcggtcgtggcggcggcgctggtgtACCTGCTGCTGAAGCAGGGGAGggagagacgcgcggcggcggggggtgGGGGTGGTGGGGgagtcgacgacgaagacgacgtgGATGACGTTCGGGCTTCGTACTACGAGGGCGGCGTGATtctcgaggacgcggagttaccggcggaggaggcggacgaggacgccgtgacgccgccgtccctgCGCGCGGTCCCGCGTTCGATCCCGGGGTTGGCGCAGGCGACGCGGTTCCTGAATATCGCCGGCCCGGTGTGCTTCCTCAACTCGATCAAGGTGCTGTTCGTGGCGAGTTTAGTGCAGGCGGTGACGGCCATctcccccgcgtcctccgccgcgaacggggtGATGACCGCCATCtacttcttcttcgccgtcATGGGCGACGGGGTGTCGCAGGCGGCGCAGACGTTCCTGCCCCCCGTGCTcggctcgaggcgcgccaCCGGAACAGCCGCCATGCtcctcatcgcggcggcgggtctcgGAGCGCTCAACGCCGTGGccagcgcgggcgtcgccctcgcgatgCCCGGGCTGTTCACCAAATCCGCCGAGGTGGTCGCCATCATGGCGGagtgcgcgcccgcgatgtccgtcgcgctgctgctgcaCACGGCGTCCATGGGCAGCGAAGGGTGTCTGCTCGCGGCAAGGGACATGCGCTTCATGTCGTTTTGTTACGCTCCaaacgcggcgctcgcgtatTGGACCCTCACTTTGTGCGTGGGTTCGTTCGGTatgggggcgtcggcgctgtgggtggcgctggcgcagTTTCACGCGTGCAGGCTGGTGGCGAACGGGGTGAGGATGTTCGTGCTGCCCGGGCGGGGGTCGCCGCTGCGAAGGAGGCTGGCGGAGTGACGTGACTTGTGACGACGAGCGG contains:
- a CDS encoding Multidrug/Oligosaccharidyl-lipid/Polysaccharide flippase (chloroplast salicylate transporter), with product MTSSIAGGGVRAPTVRATAPARRATTRRAVHPPRVCRPEANANASPMGPPSVRSTSSARRRTRRAAVDSTAGLLASMDERDPPPVDPNLELELDGVVVLNGSVDPDAAAPIARDEKDDDHDDDDGPIFSGELFARLVRFTLPTMAIWLSGPILSMVDTAVVGKASTLELAAMTPGGVYVDYPSYLLSSALAVATTTLVAQERMKRRRARSETADGDGDGDTTVSDAVALAAILGLVVAIVLAVAAAPAVAKFAGPRSASIVPAALTYASIRCLGVPFALVASVAQASFLACKSPAQPLLAVGASGAVNLIADVVLVCGLGWGIGGAAAATVASQAVVAAALVYLLLKQGRERRAAAGGGGGGGVDDEDDVDDVRASYYEGGVILEDAELPAEEADEDAVTPPSLRAVPRSIPGLAQATRFLNIAGPVCFLNSIKVLFVASLVQAVTAISPASSAANGVMTAIYFFFAVMGDGVSQAAQTFLPPVLGSRRATGTAAMLLIAAAGLGALNAVASAGVALAMPGLFTKSAEVVAIMAECAPAMSVALLLHTASMGSEGCLLAARDMRFMSFCYAPNAALAYWTLTLCVGSFGMGASALWVALAQFHACRLVANGVRMFVLPGRGSPLRRRLAE
- a CDS encoding predicted protein, producing the protein MIPRGARGRVSRVLVAVTVASFLLLFLALPVGRGGASRRPGAASSSSSIRGPTAPGPTSSALVRGAFLASAATTLAVAWWRRRRAGASRGGKPPPARRARWDGSRWVELDTDDADPTQSKTTTTHAAAPPRGPFTSGASVQRPPGPSAYDPTVPFAPKTSANSATHDSGTNGTNGTNGSHQMYQSDDAVDAFARWDAAEALRWARVEREDEERQRLREEREEEREERMFQKKERKKERRAAERAERERGRVASAKEKWAAHEARWATLEADPPGGGGDAGSAGPLRYDDVPWPPKMTAMLRAACGESSIDGGEGERKSAYRRLIRRWHPDKFGARFGERVRAGGEEARVMERVNAVARALNQEFAGRA